A portion of the Streptomyces platensis genome contains these proteins:
- the hisH gene encoding imidazole glycerol phosphate synthase subunit HisH: MELTASAPRKKVVVLDYGFGNVRSAERALAHVGADVEITRDFDRAMNAEGLLVPGVGAFAACMAGLKEARGDWLVGRRLAGGRPVMGICVGMQILFGRGIEHGVETEGLDEWPGTVGPLKADIVPHMGWNTVEAAEGSQLFAGLPADARYYFVHSYAVHDWELEVGNPHIAAPKVTWATHGAPFVAAVENGPLWATQFHPEKSGDAGAQLLTNWINTL, translated from the coding sequence ATGGAATTGACCGCCTCGGCACCCCGTAAGAAGGTCGTCGTCCTCGACTACGGCTTCGGCAACGTCCGCTCCGCGGAGCGCGCCCTGGCGCACGTCGGCGCCGATGTGGAGATCACCCGGGACTTCGACCGGGCGATGAACGCCGAGGGGCTGCTGGTCCCCGGCGTCGGCGCGTTCGCCGCCTGTATGGCCGGGCTGAAGGAGGCCCGCGGTGACTGGCTGGTGGGCCGCCGGCTGGCCGGCGGCCGCCCCGTCATGGGCATCTGCGTCGGCATGCAGATCCTCTTCGGCCGTGGCATCGAGCACGGTGTGGAGACCGAGGGCCTGGACGAGTGGCCCGGCACGGTCGGCCCGCTCAAGGCCGACATCGTCCCGCACATGGGCTGGAACACCGTCGAGGCCGCCGAGGGCTCACAGCTCTTCGCCGGTCTGCCCGCCGACGCCCGCTACTACTTCGTGCACTCCTACGCGGTGCACGACTGGGAGCTGGAGGTCGGCAACCCGCACATCGCCGCGCCCAAGGTCACCTGGGCCACGCATGGCGCGCCCTTCGTGGCCGCGGTCGAGAACGGCCCGCTGTGGGCCACCCAGTTCCACCCCGAGAAGTCCGGCGACGCCGGCGCCCAGCTCCTGACCAACTGGATCAACACCCTGTGA
- a CDS encoding oxidoreductase, with product MTEPADGDAPAELQLTSAEWSMWQAFRNGSTCDLHIGDPARDDPHGQHLWGPERRVRARVVALLLLDGPPAQPGRVSALKLTGAYITDTLDVAGGTIKPFVELRDCRFEAEVVLPESRFTTLRLVNCAIPRVEAARLHTEGDLHLPRCVVNSGIRLTDAHIGTDLMLNQTVVHKDRQGRSIMADGMTVTQDLQAEMLESYGELSLRGATIGVSLSLRGSRLSNPFGRRALNAPQLTVERTLYLTAAGLPNSPFSSGATPPYGTAYTPSRGTRVQRFECEGGMRLDDGRFGDAVDFEHARFIMESDQELSLRRIQTPELRFLGERPQRGRVILSGARVVNLVDKSASWPGLGGLWMAGFAYETLIPRGHFPLSLRLQWVAAATPEYAPEPYEMLAASLRTTGEDADAREVLLAKQRRRRETLPLAAKTWGFLQDWTVAYGYRPGRAAVWMAILWAIGTIYFSMSPPPPLKTGEAPPWNPYLYSLDLLLPVIDLNQSAAWKPGGGAQWAAAVLILAGWVLATTVAAGASRLLRRQ from the coding sequence GTGACCGAACCCGCGGACGGCGACGCGCCGGCCGAGCTACAGCTGACCTCCGCGGAATGGAGCATGTGGCAGGCCTTCCGCAACGGCAGCACCTGCGATCTGCACATCGGCGATCCGGCCAGGGACGATCCGCACGGGCAGCATCTGTGGGGCCCGGAGCGCCGGGTGCGGGCCCGGGTCGTGGCACTGCTGCTGCTCGACGGGCCGCCCGCGCAACCCGGCCGGGTCTCCGCGCTCAAGCTCACCGGCGCGTACATCACGGACACTCTCGACGTTGCGGGCGGCACGATCAAGCCATTCGTGGAGCTGCGGGACTGCCGCTTCGAGGCCGAGGTGGTGCTCCCCGAGAGCCGCTTCACCACCCTGCGGCTGGTGAACTGCGCGATACCCCGGGTGGAGGCGGCCCGGCTGCACACCGAGGGCGATCTCCATCTGCCGCGCTGCGTGGTGAACTCCGGCATCCGGCTCACCGACGCCCACATAGGCACCGACCTGATGCTCAATCAGACCGTGGTGCACAAGGACCGCCAGGGCCGGTCGATCATGGCGGACGGGATGACCGTCACCCAGGACCTCCAGGCCGAGATGCTGGAGTCCTACGGGGAGCTGTCGCTGCGCGGCGCCACCATCGGGGTGTCGCTGAGCCTGCGCGGCAGCCGGCTGAGCAACCCCTTCGGCCGCCGCGCCCTGAACGCCCCGCAGCTGACCGTCGAGCGCACCCTCTATCTGACCGCCGCCGGGCTGCCCAACTCCCCGTTCTCCAGCGGCGCCACTCCCCCGTACGGCACCGCCTACACCCCCTCGCGCGGCACTCGGGTGCAGCGCTTCGAGTGCGAGGGCGGGATGCGGCTGGACGACGGGCGGTTCGGCGACGCGGTCGACTTCGAGCACGCCCGGTTCATCATGGAGTCCGACCAGGAGCTGTCGCTGCGCCGTATCCAGACGCCCGAGCTGCGGTTCCTCGGCGAGCGCCCGCAGCGCGGCCGGGTGATCCTCTCCGGCGCCCGGGTGGTCAATCTCGTCGACAAGTCGGCGAGCTGGCCGGGGCTCGGCGGCCTGTGGATGGCCGGCTTCGCCTACGAGACGCTGATCCCGCGCGGCCACTTCCCGCTCTCGCTGCGGCTCCAGTGGGTGGCCGCGGCGACCCCCGAGTACGCGCCCGAGCCGTACGAGATGCTCGCCGCCTCGCTGCGCACCACCGGTGAGGACGCCGACGCCCGCGAGGTGCTGCTGGCCAAGCAGCGGCGCCGCCGCGAGACACTGCCACTGGCCGCGAAGACCTGGGGCTTCCTCCAGGACTGGACGGTGGCCTACGGCTACCGCCCGGGGCGGGCCGCGGTGTGGATGGCCATCCTGTGGGCGATCGGCACGATCTACTTCTCGATGTCCCCGCCACCGCCCCTCAAGACCGGCGAGGCACCGCCCTGGAATCCGTACCTCTACTCCCTCGACCTCCTGCTGCCGGTGATAGACCTCAACCAGAGCGCCGCGTGGAAACCGGGCGGCGGCGCACAGTGGGCAGCCGCGGTACTCATCCTCGCGGGCTGGGTCCTGGCCACAACGGTCGCCGCCGGCGCCTCCCGCCTGCTGCGACGCCAATAG
- the priA gene encoding bifunctional 1-(5-phosphoribosyl)-5-((5-phosphoribosylamino)methylideneamino)imidazole-4-carboxamide isomerase/phosphoribosylanthranilate isomerase PriA — MPKLELLPAVDVRDGQAVRLVHGESGSETSYGDPLEAALAWQRSGAEWLHLVDLDAAFGTGDNRAQIAEVARSMDIKVELSGGIRDDDTLAAALATGCRRVNLGTAALETPEWVAKVIAEHGDQIAVGLDVRGTTLRGRGWTRDGGDLYETLARLDAEGCARYVVTDINKDGTLQGPNLELLRNVCAATDRPVVASGGVSSLDDLRALATLVPEGVEGAIVGKALYAKAFTLEEALAAVS, encoded by the coding sequence ATGCCGAAGCTCGAACTCCTCCCCGCCGTCGATGTCCGCGACGGCCAGGCCGTCCGCCTCGTCCACGGCGAGTCCGGCTCCGAGACCTCCTACGGCGACCCGCTGGAGGCGGCCCTCGCCTGGCAGCGGTCCGGCGCCGAATGGCTGCATCTCGTCGACCTCGACGCGGCCTTCGGCACCGGCGACAACCGGGCGCAGATCGCCGAGGTCGCCCGCTCCATGGACATCAAGGTCGAGCTGTCCGGCGGCATCCGCGACGACGACACGCTCGCCGCCGCCCTCGCCACCGGCTGCCGCCGGGTCAACCTGGGCACCGCCGCGCTGGAGACCCCCGAATGGGTCGCCAAGGTCATCGCCGAGCACGGGGACCAGATCGCGGTCGGTCTGGACGTGCGCGGGACGACGCTGCGCGGCCGCGGCTGGACCCGCGACGGCGGCGACCTCTACGAGACGCTGGCCCGGCTCGACGCCGAGGGCTGCGCCCGCTATGTCGTCACCGACATCAACAAGGACGGCACCCTCCAGGGCCCCAACCTCGAACTGCTGCGGAACGTCTGCGCGGCCACCGACCGGCCCGTGGTCGCCTCCGGCGGCGTGTCCTCGCTCGACGACCTGCGGGCGCTGGCCACGCTGGTGCCGGAAGGTGTCGAGGGCGCGATCGTCGGCAAGGCGCTCTATGCGAAGGCGTTCACCCTCGAAGAGGCGCTGGCGGCAGTGTCGTAA
- a CDS encoding histidinol-phosphate transaminase, with amino-acid sequence MTRIDDLPIRDELRGKSPYGAPQLDVPVRLNTNENPYPLPEPLVRRIAERVTEAARQLNRYPDRDAVELRTELARYLTHTAGHEVTKDHVWAANGSNEVIQQLLQTFAGPGRTALGFEPSYSMHGLISRGTGTGWSSGPRNDDFTIDVEAATAVIAERRPDVVFICSPNNPTGTAVEAATVLALYEAAQAARADGAGALVVVDEAYGEFSHRPSLLPLLAGRPNLVVTRTMSKAFGAAGLRLGYLAADPAVVDAVQLVRLPYHLSSVTQATALAALEHTETLLKYVEQLKTERDRLVTELRAAGCQVVDSDANFVQFGLFEDSHATWQAILDHGVLVRDNGVPGWLRVTAGTPAENDAFLDAVRAVLKESKR; translated from the coding sequence GTGACCCGTATTGACGATCTCCCCATCCGGGACGAGCTGCGCGGCAAGTCGCCCTACGGCGCGCCGCAGCTGGACGTCCCGGTGCGGCTGAACACCAACGAGAACCCCTACCCGCTGCCCGAGCCGCTGGTCCGGCGGATCGCCGAGCGGGTGACCGAGGCCGCCCGGCAGCTCAACCGCTACCCCGACCGGGACGCGGTCGAGCTGCGCACCGAACTGGCCCGCTACCTCACCCACACCGCCGGCCACGAGGTCACCAAGGACCACGTATGGGCCGCCAACGGCTCCAACGAGGTCATCCAGCAGCTGCTCCAGACCTTCGCCGGCCCCGGCCGTACCGCCCTCGGCTTCGAGCCGTCGTACTCGATGCACGGGCTGATCTCCCGCGGCACCGGCACCGGCTGGAGCTCCGGCCCGCGCAACGACGACTTCACCATCGACGTCGAGGCGGCCACGGCGGTCATCGCCGAGCGGCGGCCCGACGTGGTCTTCATCTGCTCGCCGAACAACCCCACCGGCACCGCCGTCGAGGCCGCCACCGTGCTCGCGCTGTACGAGGCGGCGCAGGCGGCCCGCGCCGACGGGGCCGGGGCCCTGGTGGTGGTCGACGAGGCCTACGGCGAGTTCAGCCACCGGCCCTCGCTGCTGCCGCTGCTCGCGGGCCGGCCGAATCTGGTGGTCACCCGGACGATGTCCAAGGCCTTCGGCGCCGCCGGGCTGCGGCTGGGCTATCTGGCCGCCGACCCCGCCGTGGTCGACGCCGTCCAGCTGGTCCGGCTCCCGTACCACCTCTCGTCCGTCACCCAGGCCACCGCGCTGGCCGCGCTGGAGCACACCGAGACGCTCCTGAAGTATGTCGAGCAGCTCAAGACCGAGCGGGACCGCCTGGTCACCGAGCTGCGGGCGGCCGGCTGCCAGGTCGTCGACTCCGACGCCAACTTCGTGCAGTTCGGCCTCTTCGAGGATTCCCACGCCACCTGGCAGGCGATCCTCGACCACGGCGTGCTGGTCCGTGACAACGGCGTACCGGGCTGGCTGCGGGTCACCGCCGGCACCCCGGCCGAGAACGACGCGTTCCTCGACGCGGTTCGCGCAGTACTGAAGGAGAGCAAGCGATGA
- a CDS encoding nitrile hydratase subunit alpha — protein sequence MSGEHTSTPVAARVRRLEARLTEAGVVTEEQLDAALAAMLKGASPVNGARIVARAWTDPGFRERLLADANAALPEVGLSMAGGIQEQRLKVVENTATTHHVLVCTLCSCYPIGLLGPSPSWYKSEAYRSRVVREPRAVLAEFGLELPGDTTITVWDSSAESRYMVLPRRPEGTEGRSEAELAALVTREGLIGTAAV from the coding sequence ATGAGCGGCGAGCACACGAGTACACCGGTGGCGGCGCGGGTCAGGCGGCTGGAGGCGCGGCTGACCGAGGCCGGAGTGGTCACCGAGGAGCAGCTGGACGCGGCACTCGCCGCGATGCTGAAGGGGGCCTCGCCGGTCAACGGGGCGCGGATCGTGGCGCGCGCCTGGACCGACCCGGGGTTCCGGGAACGGCTGCTGGCCGACGCGAACGCGGCGCTGCCCGAAGTGGGGCTCTCGATGGCGGGCGGTATCCAGGAGCAGCGGCTCAAGGTCGTCGAGAACACCGCCACCACGCACCATGTCCTCGTGTGCACGCTGTGCTCCTGCTATCCGATCGGGCTGCTGGGGCCCTCGCCGTCCTGGTACAAGAGCGAGGCCTACCGCTCGCGGGTGGTGCGCGAACCCCGCGCGGTGCTAGCCGAGTTCGGGCTGGAGCTGCCCGGCGACACCACGATCACGGTGTGGGACTCCAGCGCGGAGAGCCGCTATATGGTCCTGCCGCGGCGGCCCGAGGGCACCGAGGGACGGAGCGAGGCGGAGCTGGCCGCGCTCGTCACCCGGGAGGGGCTCATCGGGACCGCCGCGGTCTGA
- a CDS encoding succinate dehydrogenase/fumarate reductase iron-sulfur subunit translates to MRLTLRVWRQRNAGADGALSTYEIDGISPDMSFLEMLDTLNEELILSGDDPVAFDHDCREGICGACSLVINGAAHGPERTTTCQLHMRSFRDGDTIDIEPWRAAAFPVVKDLVVDRSAFDRIIQAGGYITAPTGAAPEAHATPVPKPDADFAFEHAECIGCGACVAACPNGAAMLFTSAKVNHLNVLPQGAPERGTRVLDMVAQMDEEGFGGCTLAGECATACPKGIPLFSITAMNREFLRAARKGR, encoded by the coding sequence ATGAGGCTCACCCTGCGCGTCTGGCGCCAGCGGAACGCCGGCGCCGACGGCGCCCTGTCCACCTACGAGATCGACGGCATCTCACCGGACATGTCGTTCCTGGAGATGCTCGACACCCTCAACGAGGAGCTGATCCTCAGCGGTGACGACCCGGTCGCCTTCGACCACGACTGCCGCGAGGGCATCTGCGGCGCCTGCTCACTCGTCATCAACGGCGCGGCGCACGGCCCGGAGCGGACAACGACCTGCCAGCTGCACATGCGGTCCTTCCGGGACGGCGACACCATCGACATCGAGCCGTGGCGCGCCGCGGCGTTCCCGGTCGTCAAGGACCTGGTCGTCGACCGCTCCGCCTTCGACCGGATCATCCAGGCCGGCGGTTACATCACCGCGCCGACCGGGGCCGCGCCCGAGGCCCATGCCACCCCCGTGCCCAAGCCGGACGCCGACTTCGCGTTCGAGCACGCCGAGTGCATCGGCTGCGGGGCCTGCGTGGCGGCCTGCCCGAACGGTGCCGCGATGCTGTTCACCTCCGCCAAGGTGAACCATCTCAATGTGCTGCCGCAGGGCGCGCCCGAGCGCGGGACCCGGGTGCTGGACATGGTGGCGCAGATGGACGAGGAGGGCTTCGGCGGCTGCACCCTCGCCGGCGAGTGCGCCACCGCCTGCCCCAAGGGCATCCCGCTGTTCAGCATCACGGCGATGAACCGTGAGTTCCTGCGGGCGGCGCGGAAGGGCCGCTGA
- a CDS encoding SH3-like domain-containing protein — MSRVNDVGGQAGFGALEIEADEPPFHADWEARVFALNAVLVRNGVYRLDQFRDAVERMAPQEYLAASYYERWLHAIETLLAERGLLGDG; from the coding sequence ATGAGCCGTGTCAACGATGTGGGTGGCCAGGCCGGGTTCGGGGCCCTGGAGATCGAGGCGGACGAGCCGCCGTTCCATGCGGACTGGGAGGCGCGGGTCTTCGCGCTGAACGCCGTGCTGGTGCGGAACGGGGTCTACCGGCTCGACCAGTTCCGGGACGCCGTCGAGCGGATGGCCCCGCAGGAGTATCTGGCGGCGTCGTACTACGAGCGCTGGCTGCACGCGATCGAGACGCTGCTCGCCGAACGGGGGCTGCTCGGCGATGGCTGA
- the hisD gene encoding histidinol dehydrogenase: protein MISRIDLRGDALPEGGALRDLLPRAEFDVEAALEKVRPICEDVRHRGTAALIDYARRFDGVEIERVRVPAEALRDALDGLDPAVRAALEESIRRARIVHREQRRTDVTTKVVPGGTVTERWVPVERVGLYVPGGLAVYPSSVVMNVVPAQEAGVEGIAVTSPPQKEFGGRPHPTILAACALLGVDEVYAAGGAQAIAMFAYGTDECLPVNLVTGPGNIYVASAKRLLKGRIGIDAEAGPTEIAVLADATADPEHVAADLISQAEHDTLAAAVLVTDSAELADAVDEALKRQVAATKHIERITEALGGRQSATVLVDGIDEGLRVVDAYGAEHLEIQTADATAVAARVRNAGAVFVGPYAPVSLGDYCAGSNHVLPTGGCACHSSGLSVQSFLRGIHVVDYSRDALAEVTHHVVTLAEAEDLPAHGAALKARFDWKVPQSK from the coding sequence GTGATCTCCCGAATCGATCTGCGCGGTGACGCCCTTCCCGAGGGCGGCGCCCTGCGCGACCTGCTGCCCCGTGCCGAGTTCGACGTGGAAGCCGCCCTGGAGAAGGTGCGGCCCATCTGCGAGGACGTACGCCATCGGGGCACCGCGGCGCTGATCGATTACGCGCGGCGGTTCGACGGTGTGGAGATCGAGCGGGTACGGGTGCCCGCCGAGGCCCTGCGGGACGCGCTCGACGGGCTCGACCCGGCCGTGCGCGCCGCCCTGGAGGAGTCCATCCGGCGCGCCCGGATCGTCCACCGCGAACAGCGCCGCACGGACGTGACCACCAAGGTCGTCCCCGGCGGCACGGTCACCGAACGCTGGGTGCCGGTCGAGCGGGTGGGCCTCTATGTCCCCGGCGGACTCGCGGTCTACCCGTCCTCCGTGGTCATGAACGTGGTCCCGGCGCAGGAAGCCGGTGTCGAGGGCATCGCCGTGACCTCCCCGCCGCAGAAGGAGTTCGGCGGCCGCCCGCACCCGACCATCCTCGCCGCCTGCGCCCTGCTCGGCGTCGACGAGGTCTACGCGGCCGGCGGCGCCCAGGCCATCGCGATGTTCGCCTACGGCACCGACGAGTGCCTGCCGGTCAACCTCGTCACCGGCCCCGGCAACATCTACGTCGCCTCCGCCAAGCGCCTGCTCAAGGGCCGGATCGGTATCGACGCCGAGGCCGGCCCCACCGAGATCGCGGTCCTCGCGGACGCCACCGCCGACCCCGAGCACGTCGCCGCCGACCTGATCAGCCAGGCCGAGCACGACACCCTCGCCGCCGCCGTGCTGGTCACCGACTCCGCCGAGCTCGCCGACGCCGTCGACGAAGCCCTCAAGCGGCAGGTCGCGGCCACCAAGCACATCGAGCGGATCACCGAGGCGCTGGGCGGCCGGCAGTCCGCGACCGTCCTCGTCGACGGCATCGACGAGGGCCTGCGGGTCGTGGACGCCTACGGCGCCGAACACCTGGAGATCCAGACCGCCGACGCCACCGCCGTCGCCGCCCGGGTCCGCAACGCCGGCGCGGTCTTCGTCGGCCCGTACGCCCCGGTCTCGCTCGGCGACTACTGCGCCGGCTCCAACCACGTGCTGCCCACCGGCGGCTGCGCCTGCCACTCCTCCGGCCTGTCCGTGCAGTCCTTCCTGCGCGGCATCCATGTCGTGGACTACTCGCGTGACGCGCTGGCCGAGGTCACCCACCATGTGGTGACCCTCGCCGAGGCCGAGGACCTCCCGGCCCATGGCGCCGCGCTGAAGGCCAGGTTCGACTGGAAGGTCCCGCAGAGCAAGTGA
- a CDS encoding Rid family hydrolase, whose translation MTIERVRTGGPWEEKIGFARAVAAGDRVLVAGTMPLIDGVLQGEGDPYVQTKVALANALEALTPFGLGAEAVLRTRLYLTHLRDVDAAGRAHRELFAAAPPASTLVVVSGFVDSRVLVEVELEAFREMSERPEAT comes from the coding sequence ATGACCATCGAGCGCGTACGGACCGGCGGTCCCTGGGAAGAGAAGATCGGCTTCGCACGCGCCGTGGCGGCCGGCGACCGGGTCCTGGTCGCCGGCACGATGCCGCTGATCGACGGCGTCCTCCAGGGGGAGGGCGACCCCTATGTGCAGACCAAGGTCGCCCTCGCCAACGCCCTGGAGGCCCTCACCCCCTTCGGCCTCGGCGCCGAAGCGGTCCTCCGCACCCGTCTGTACCTCACCCATCTGCGCGACGTGGACGCGGCCGGCCGCGCCCACCGGGAGCTGTTCGCCGCGGCGCCGCCGGCCTCGACCCTGGTCGTGGTCTCCGGCTTCGTCGACTCCCGCGTCCTGGTCGAAGTGGAACTGGAAGCTTTCCGAGAAATGTCAGAGAGGCCTGAAGCGACATGA
- the hisB gene encoding imidazoleglycerol-phosphate dehydratase HisB, with amino-acid sequence MTRVGRVERTTKETSVLVEIDLDGRGDVDVSTGVGFYDHMLDQLGRHGLFDLKVKTDGDLHIDTHHTIEDTALALGAAFKQALGDKSGIYRFGNCTVPLDESLAQVTVDLSGRPYLVHTEPENMAPMIGSYDTTMTRHIFESFVAQAQVALHIHVPYGRNAHHIVECQFKALARALRYASERDPRAAGIIPSTKGAL; translated from the coding sequence ATGACCCGCGTAGGACGCGTGGAGCGCACGACGAAGGAAACGTCCGTGCTCGTCGAGATCGATCTCGACGGCCGGGGCGACGTGGACGTGTCGACCGGTGTCGGCTTCTACGACCACATGCTCGACCAGCTCGGCCGGCACGGTCTGTTCGACCTCAAGGTCAAGACCGACGGCGATCTGCACATCGACACCCACCACACCATCGAGGACACCGCCCTCGCCCTGGGTGCCGCCTTCAAGCAGGCGCTCGGTGACAAGTCCGGGATCTACCGCTTCGGCAACTGCACCGTCCCGCTGGACGAGTCGCTGGCCCAGGTGACCGTCGACCTCTCCGGCCGCCCGTATCTGGTGCACACCGAGCCGGAGAACATGGCGCCGATGATCGGCTCCTACGACACGACGATGACCCGGCACATCTTCGAGTCCTTCGTCGCCCAGGCCCAGGTAGCGCTGCACATCCACGTGCCGTACGGCCGCAACGCCCACCACATCGTGGAGTGCCAGTTCAAGGCGCTGGCCCGGGCGCTGCGCTACGCCAGCGAGCGCGACCCGCGGGCGGCCGGCATCATCCCGTCCACCAAGGGAGCCCTGTAG
- a CDS encoding SH3-like domain-containing protein: MADFRAGERVRVRAVDPEGHTRVPRYVRGQVGRIVECQGRWALADECAAGIAEPRVEPVYTVAFAAGDLWGEGGHEVTVDLWESYIERVREDGA, translated from the coding sequence ATGGCTGACTTCCGGGCGGGGGAGCGGGTGCGGGTGCGCGCCGTCGACCCGGAGGGGCACACCCGGGTGCCGCGGTATGTGCGCGGCCAGGTGGGGCGGATCGTCGAGTGCCAGGGGCGCTGGGCGCTCGCCGACGAGTGCGCGGCGGGCATCGCCGAACCACGCGTCGAGCCCGTCTACACCGTGGCCTTCGCCGCGGGTGATCTGTGGGGCGAGGGCGGTCACGAGGTCACGGTCGACCTCTGGGAGTCGTACATCGAGCGGGTACGGGAGGACGGCGCATGA
- the hisF gene encoding imidazole glycerol phosphate synthase subunit HisF produces MTLAVRVIPCLDVDNGRVVKGVNFQNLRDAGDPVEMAKIYGDEGADELTFLDITASSGNRETTYDVVRRTAEQVFIPLTVGGGVRTPEDVDKLLRAGADKVGVNTAAIARPDVIREIAERFGSQVLVLSVDARRTDAGTPSGYEVTTHGGRRGTGIDAVEWAHRAAELGAGEILLNSMDADGTKDGYDVAMIEAVRKHVTIPVIASGGAGTLDDFAPAVAAGADAVLAASVFHFGDLRISQVKDALRGAGHPVR; encoded by the coding sequence ATGACCCTGGCGGTCCGAGTCATCCCTTGCCTGGACGTCGACAACGGCCGGGTCGTCAAGGGCGTCAACTTCCAGAACCTGCGGGACGCCGGCGACCCCGTCGAGATGGCGAAGATCTACGGGGACGAGGGCGCCGACGAGCTGACCTTCCTCGACATCACCGCCTCCTCCGGCAACCGCGAGACCACCTATGACGTGGTCCGCCGCACCGCCGAGCAGGTCTTCATCCCGCTGACCGTCGGCGGCGGCGTCCGCACGCCCGAGGACGTCGACAAGCTGCTGCGGGCCGGCGCCGACAAGGTCGGGGTCAACACCGCCGCCATCGCCCGCCCCGACGTGATCCGCGAGATCGCCGAGCGCTTCGGCAGCCAGGTCCTGGTCCTCTCGGTCGACGCCCGCCGTACCGACGCGGGCACCCCGTCCGGCTACGAGGTCACCACCCACGGCGGCCGACGCGGCACCGGTATCGACGCCGTCGAATGGGCCCACCGCGCCGCCGAGCTGGGCGCCGGCGAGATCCTGCTGAACTCCATGGACGCCGACGGCACCAAGGACGGCTACGACGTGGCGATGATCGAGGCGGTCCGCAAGCACGTCACCATCCCGGTGATCGCCTCCGGCGGCGCCGGCACGCTGGACGACTTCGCCCCGGCCGTCGCCGCCGGCGCCGACGCGGTGCTGGCCGCCTCCGTCTTCCACTTCGGCGATCTGCGCATCTCCCAGGTCAAGGACGCCCTGCGGGGAGCGGGTCACCCCGTGCGCTGA